In one Mucilaginibacter ginsenosidivorax genomic region, the following are encoded:
- a CDS encoding glutamate-5-semialdehyde dehydrogenase, whose product MSYNKYFDDARAAGRKPALAPALINQVLLDVAAEAIAQTAVILAENQKDLDLMDPKDPKYDRLKLTAARIEAIAADMISVAGLDSPLGKQLSEAQMPNGLSISKVRVPLGVVGVIYEARPNVTFDVFALCFKTGNISILKGGSDADHSNRAIISVIHKVLNKHHIDTHVATLLPAEREATAALLNAIGYVDVLIPRGSQSLIDFVRDNSKVPVIETGAGIVHTYFDLTGDLEKGAEIIANAKTRRVSVCNALDCLIIHAERLSDLPRLSHILGEKEVELFADERAYEELKKTYPGALLHKAQPEHFGTEFLSMKMAIKTVESFEAALEYIAINSSKHSEAIISEDAENIATFLNDVDAAAVYANASTAFTDGAQFGLGAEIGISTQKLHARGPMGLEELTSYKWIVKGNGQTRNP is encoded by the coding sequence ATGAGTTATAATAAATATTTCGACGATGCCCGGGCGGCTGGCCGCAAGCCTGCCCTCGCCCCTGCGCTTATTAACCAGGTTTTATTGGATGTGGCTGCCGAAGCCATCGCCCAAACAGCCGTTATACTGGCCGAAAATCAGAAAGATCTTGACCTGATGGATCCGAAAGATCCTAAATATGACCGTCTGAAACTGACAGCAGCCCGCATTGAAGCCATCGCTGCCGATATGATCAGTGTTGCAGGCTTGGATAGCCCCTTAGGCAAGCAACTTTCAGAAGCGCAGATGCCCAATGGTCTGTCTATTTCAAAGGTGCGTGTACCATTGGGTGTTGTTGGTGTAATTTATGAAGCCAGGCCTAATGTTACTTTTGATGTATTCGCCCTTTGCTTTAAAACCGGCAACATCAGCATTTTAAAAGGCGGCAGCGATGCCGACCATTCTAACCGGGCTATTATCAGTGTAATTCATAAAGTGTTAAATAAGCACCACATTGATACCCATGTTGCAACCCTTTTACCTGCAGAGCGCGAGGCCACAGCTGCTTTATTAAATGCTATTGGGTATGTTGATGTACTGATACCACGCGGCAGCCAGTCGCTTATTGATTTTGTAAGGGATAACAGTAAAGTACCGGTTATTGAAACCGGGGCCGGTATTGTTCATACCTACTTTGATTTAACAGGCGATCTGGAAAAAGGTGCCGAGATTATTGCCAATGCCAAAACCCGCAGGGTAAGTGTGTGTAATGCACTTGATTGCCTGATTATTCATGCTGAAAGGCTGAGTGACCTTCCCAGGTTAAGTCACATTCTTGGAGAGAAAGAAGTTGAGTTATTTGCCGATGAACGGGCTTACGAGGAGTTAAAAAAAACTTATCCCGGCGCTTTATTGCATAAAGCACAGCCCGAGCATTTTGGTACCGAATTTTTATCGATGAAAATGGCTATTAAAACGGTTGAAAGTTTTGAGGCCGCTCTTGAATATATTGCCATCAATAGCTCTAAACACAGCGAGGCTATTATATCCGAGGATGCCGAAAATATTGCCACTTTTTTAAATGATGTTGATGCTGCAGCAGTTTACGCTAATGCATCCACAGCCTTTACTGACGGCGCGCAATTTGGCTTGGGTGCCGAGATTGGCATCAGCACCCAAAAACTCCATGCACGGGGCCCCATGGGCCTTGAGGAGCTTACCAGTTACAAATGGATTGTTAAAGGCAACGGCCAAACCAGGAATCCTTAA
- a CDS encoding TonB-dependent receptor produces the protein MKTIINSFRLIALFVLLVPAISHAQLNGSYIISGFVKDDHGQPLIGTTVSIKGTTNSTASDSTGKFSLTTSAKLPYTLVFTALGFQPQEFFIKNANSALNIQLSSQSLLINEVVVTASRKEEKLLRSPVAIEKLSINALKQSPGPSFYDALENVKGVQMTTTSLTLKVPNTRGFNSPNNFRFMQLVDGVDMQSATLGVPLGNAIGPTELDIASIEITPGAAAALYGTNAINGLSNLITKDPFKYQGLSVYHREGVNHVGNDRLGASALNETAVRYAKAFNDKFAFKVNFSYMQGKDWQSDTRNDQNPYYLKTANPGFPPLTGTSNAAYDGWNKYGDDALAGSNTVSIKGLTVDGKAMPNLTVARTGYNEVDLVDPKVTNLKLDGTLSYKLTPNTILSYTYRYGRLDGVFQRGNKISLQGATVQNHKVELKGKEFLVRAYESIENTGNSFNVKPLADNLDLNHASNSAWGTTFKNALNAYGSANGGLTSANLAAAEQAARAAADKGRVEPGTPEFDALRKTIIGINNWDIKSSLIPNAPVTGGAALVQKSHMYNAEAQWDLTNHVKVVDLLVGGDVRVYAITPDGNNFVDFSRPIADRNTPLADGSFGKDVIYKKYGAFTQVTKTFFDEKLKLFGSVRWDYNPYFDPKFTPRLAAVYTLNENHNFRFTFQNGYRFPSLFEALSYVNNGRVKRVGSLPFINDGLGYLGNSYTQTSVANFNSVVNAAGGTDQVALANRNLLKVADLPPARPEQITSYEVGYKGIVLDNKVFIDIDAYTNRYDGFLGQVQVFVPNATTVGTDAAVLAMLDINRDPTTGTSSNAASQGQSRYRVYTNAKNIYHNYGSSAGISYNFYKRYTVSGNVSFNKLKAQTTSDIFVTGFNTPEWSGNVSFGNREVAKNIGFNIVYKWQESFLWESPLVTGNVPAIGTFDAQVTYRVPAYYATFKVGATDIFNKRYYQYAGGPTIGGLYYVSVTLDGLLAGK, from the coding sequence ATGAAAACAATCATAAATTCATTTAGGCTTATAGCACTTTTTGTACTTCTTGTCCCGGCGATAAGCCATGCTCAACTTAATGGCTCTTACATTATTAGCGGTTTTGTGAAAGACGACCATGGTCAACCGTTAATAGGCACAACCGTAAGTATAAAGGGCACAACCAATAGCACCGCATCCGATAGTACCGGTAAATTCTCATTAACCACCAGCGCAAAATTACCTTACACCTTGGTTTTCACCGCATTGGGTTTCCAGCCACAGGAGTTTTTTATTAAAAATGCCAACAGCGCGCTGAACATTCAGCTCAGCAGCCAGTCGTTATTGATTAACGAGGTGGTGGTAACGGCGTCGCGTAAAGAAGAAAAGCTTTTACGTTCGCCGGTTGCTATCGAAAAACTGAGCATCAACGCGCTTAAACAGTCGCCTGGCCCAAGCTTTTACGATGCTTTGGAAAACGTAAAGGGCGTACAGATGACCACCACCAGTTTAACCCTTAAAGTGCCTAATACACGTGGTTTCAATAGCCCAAACAACTTTAGGTTTATGCAGCTGGTTGATGGCGTTGATATGCAATCGGCAACTTTAGGTGTACCATTGGGTAATGCCATTGGCCCAACCGAGCTGGATATTGCCAGTATAGAAATTACTCCAGGCGCGGCAGCAGCGTTGTATGGCACAAACGCTATCAATGGTTTATCAAATTTAATAACCAAAGATCCTTTTAAATACCAGGGCCTGAGCGTTTATCACCGCGAAGGTGTGAACCACGTGGGTAACGACAGGTTAGGTGCAAGCGCACTTAACGAAACCGCTGTACGGTATGCAAAAGCATTCAACGATAAGTTTGCCTTTAAAGTAAACTTTAGCTATATGCAGGGTAAAGATTGGCAGTCTGATACCCGCAACGACCAAAATCCCTATTACCTTAAAACGGCAAATCCCGGCTTCCCGCCTTTAACCGGAACCAGCAATGCTGCTTATGACGGCTGGAACAAATATGGCGATGATGCACTTGCCGGAAGTAACACTGTATCTATAAAGGGCCTTACGGTTGATGGTAAAGCAATGCCAAACCTAACTGTTGCCCGTACAGGATACAATGAGGTTGATTTGGTTGATCCCAAAGTTACCAACCTGAAACTGGATGGTACATTATCATACAAATTAACACCTAATACTATCCTATCTTATACCTACCGTTATGGCAGGCTCGACGGGGTGTTTCAACGCGGTAATAAAATATCGTTACAGGGAGCAACTGTTCAAAACCATAAAGTTGAGTTAAAAGGGAAAGAGTTTTTGGTTCGCGCTTATGAATCGATAGAGAATACCGGCAACTCATTCAACGTAAAACCGCTGGCAGACAACCTGGATTTGAACCATGCCAGTAACTCGGCCTGGGGTACCACCTTTAAAAACGCGTTAAACGCCTACGGATCTGCAAACGGAGGCCTGACATCTGCAAACCTGGCCGCTGCCGAGCAAGCCGCAAGAGCAGCTGCAGATAAGGGCAGGGTAGAACCAGGCACGCCGGAGTTTGATGCTTTAAGAAAAACCATTATCGGCATTAATAACTGGGATATTAAATCAAGCCTGATACCAAACGCGCCTGTAACAGGCGGTGCGGCACTGGTGCAAAAAAGCCACATGTATAATGCGGAAGCGCAATGGGATTTAACAAACCATGTTAAGGTAGTTGACCTGTTGGTTGGCGGCGATGTGCGTGTTTACGCCATTACCCCGGATGGTAACAACTTTGTTGATTTTAGCCGCCCTATTGCCGACAGGAACACGCCTTTGGCCGACGGCAGCTTTGGTAAAGATGTGATCTACAAAAAATATGGCGCATTTACACAGGTAACCAAAACCTTTTTCGACGAAAAATTGAAGTTATTTGGATCGGTTAGATGGGATTATAACCCTTATTTCGACCCTAAATTTACGCCCCGTTTAGCGGCAGTGTACACCCTGAATGAGAACCATAATTTCAGGTTCACTTTCCAGAACGGTTACCGTTTCCCTTCATTATTTGAAGCACTGTCATATGTAAACAACGGGCGTGTTAAACGCGTGGGCAGCTTGCCATTCATAAACGATGGTTTAGGTTATTTGGGCAATAGCTATACGCAAACTTCGGTGGCTAATTTTAACTCGGTTGTTAACGCCGCCGGCGGCACCGACCAGGTTGCCCTGGCCAACAGGAACCTGTTGAAAGTGGCCGATTTGCCACCTGCGCGCCCGGAGCAGATTACTTCATATGAAGTAGGCTACAAAGGAATTGTATTGGATAATAAAGTGTTTATTGATATTGATGCCTACACCAACCGTTACGACGGATTTTTGGGCCAGGTACAGGTATTTGTACCCAATGCCACAACCGTGGGTACAGACGCCGCCGTATTAGCCATGCTTGATATTAACCGCGATCCTACAACAGGCACCTCAAGCAATGCTGCAAGCCAGGGACAAAGCAGGTATCGCGTTTACACCAATGCTAAGAACATTTATCATAACTATGGTTCATCGGCAGGTATCAGCTATAATTTTTATAAAAGATATACTGTATCTGGTAACGTAAGCTTTAATAAATTAAAAGCCCAAACCACATCCGATATTTTTGTTACCGGTTTTAACACACCAGAATGGTCGGGCAACGTATCGTTCGGTAACCGCGAAGTGGCCAAAAATATAGGCTTTAACATC
- the proB gene encoding glutamate 5-kinase has protein sequence MSFNYQRIIIKIGSNVFTQENGLPDLQRIEHLVGQIAAIKKQGKEVILVSSGAVASGRSLITISEKYDAIAARQLLASIGQVKLINTYSQLFERFDILCSQVLVTKEDFRDRMHYLNMKNCLDLLLQHQVIPVVNENDVVSVTELMFTDNDELAGLIASMLNAQALIVLTNVDGIYNGDPKAPGSAVIEEVAGSVVDFAAFVSSGKSQFGRGGMITKSTMSQKTAQLGIAVHIANGKRDNILTDVLENSVTHTRFIPNKTASGKKKWIAHSEKSATGAVLVNAGAKAALISNKATSLLPIGIVEVLTDFKKGDIIKLMDENQKLIGLGIAEYGSDKAKERIGQKNQKPLVHYDYLYLQG, from the coding sequence ATGTCTTTCAATTATCAGCGCATCATCATCAAAATTGGTTCCAATGTTTTTACCCAGGAAAACGGTCTGCCCGATCTGCAGCGTATTGAACATTTGGTTGGCCAGATAGCCGCTATTAAAAAACAAGGAAAAGAAGTGATCCTGGTATCATCCGGCGCGGTTGCTTCGGGCCGGAGCCTGATTACCATATCCGAAAAATACGATGCCATTGCAGCACGGCAGCTCTTAGCTTCTATAGGGCAGGTAAAACTTATCAATACTTATTCGCAGTTATTTGAACGTTTTGATATCCTTTGCTCGCAGGTATTGGTCACCAAAGAGGATTTCAGGGACAGAATGCACTATTTAAACATGAAAAACTGCCTTGATTTGTTGCTGCAACACCAGGTTATACCGGTAGTGAACGAAAATGATGTGGTATCGGTTACCGAGCTGATGTTTACTGATAATGACGAGCTGGCCGGATTAATTGCATCTATGTTAAACGCACAGGCGCTAATCGTATTAACCAATGTTGATGGTATTTATAATGGCGACCCTAAGGCGCCGGGCTCGGCTGTAATTGAAGAAGTAGCAGGATCGGTAGTTGATTTTGCAGCGTTTGTTTCATCGGGCAAATCGCAATTTGGCCGCGGGGGAATGATCACCAAGTCGACCATGTCGCAAAAAACAGCGCAACTGGGGATAGCTGTGCATATCGCCAATGGCAAGCGGGATAACATCCTGACGGATGTATTGGAGAATAGCGTTACCCATACCCGGTTTATCCCCAATAAAACAGCATCGGGCAAAAAGAAATGGATAGCCCATTCCGAAAAATCGGCCACAGGGGCCGTGTTGGTTAATGCAGGCGCTAAAGCTGCACTCATATCCAACAAAGCAACAAGCTTATTACCTATTGGAATAGTGGAGGTATTAACTGACTTTAAAAAAGGCGACATCATCAAACTGATGGATGAAAACCAAAAGCTGATAGGCCTGGGTATTGCCGAATACGGATCGGACAAGGCCAAAGAGCGCATCGGGCAAAAAAACCAAAAACCCCTGGTGCATTACGATTATCTTTACTTACAAGGTTAG